From Streptomyces yatensis, one genomic window encodes:
- a CDS encoding ABC transporter ATP-binding protein, giving the protein MATVTYDKATRVYPGTEKPAVDQLDIAIEDGEFLVLVGPSGCGKSTSLRMLAGLEDVNGGTIRIGDRDVTHLPPKDRDIAMVFQNYALYPHMSVAQNMGFALKIAGVNKTEIRQKVEDAAKILDLTEYLERKPKALSGGQRQRVAMGRAIVREPQVFLMDEPLSNLDAKLRVQTRTQIASLQRRLGITTVYVTHDQVEAMTMGDRVAVLKDGLLQQVDSPRNMYDRPANLFVAGFIGSPAMNLVEVPITDGGVKFGNSVVPVSREALSAAADKGDRTVTVGVRPEHFDVVEQNGGAAKALTKASDDAPAGLAVTVNVVEELGADGYVYGAAEVGGEDKDLVVRVNGRQVPEKGAQLHVVPRPGEMHVFSTSTGERLSD; this is encoded by the coding sequence ATGGCCACGGTCACGTACGACAAGGCAACCCGGGTGTACCCGGGCACTGAGAAGCCCGCCGTCGATCAGCTCGACATCGCCATCGAGGACGGCGAGTTCCTCGTCCTCGTCGGCCCCTCCGGCTGCGGAAAGTCCACCTCCCTGCGGATGCTCGCGGGGCTGGAGGACGTCAACGGCGGGACCATCCGGATCGGTGACCGGGACGTCACCCACCTGCCGCCGAAGGACCGGGACATCGCCATGGTGTTCCAGAACTACGCGCTGTACCCGCACATGTCCGTCGCCCAGAACATGGGCTTCGCGCTCAAGATCGCGGGCGTCAACAAGACCGAGATCCGGCAGAAGGTCGAGGACGCGGCGAAGATCCTCGACCTCACCGAGTACCTGGAGCGCAAGCCGAAGGCACTGTCCGGTGGTCAGCGGCAGCGTGTGGCGATGGGCCGGGCGATCGTCCGGGAGCCGCAGGTGTTCCTCATGGACGAGCCGCTGTCCAACCTGGACGCCAAGCTCCGTGTGCAGACCCGTACGCAGATCGCCAGCCTGCAGCGGCGGCTCGGGATCACCACGGTGTACGTCACCCACGACCAGGTCGAGGCCATGACCATGGGCGACCGGGTGGCGGTGCTGAAGGACGGCCTGCTGCAGCAGGTCGACTCGCCCCGCAACATGTACGACCGCCCCGCCAACCTCTTCGTCGCGGGCTTCATCGGCTCGCCGGCGATGAACCTCGTCGAGGTGCCGATCACCGACGGCGGTGTGAAGTTCGGCAACAGCGTCGTCCCGGTCTCGCGTGAGGCGCTGAGCGCCGCGGCCGACAAGGGCGACCGCACGGTCACCGTGGGCGTCCGGCCCGAGCACTTCGACGTGGTCGAGCAGAACGGCGGCGCCGCCAAGGCCCTCACCAAGGCGTCCGACGACGCCCCGGCCGGTCTCGCCGTCACCGTCAACGTCGTCGAGGAGCTCGGCGCCGACGGCTATGTCTACGGCGCCGCCGAGGTCGGCGGCGAGGACAAGGACCTGGTCGTCCGCGTGAACGGGCGCCAGGTGCCGGAGAAGGGCGCGCAGTTGCACGTCGTGCCGCGGCCGGGCGAGATGCACGTCTTCTCGACCTCCACCGGGGAGCGGCTCAGCGACTGA
- a CDS encoding LysR family transcriptional regulator: MHEREVRAFVSIAEIGRMDEAAKALDYSQPAISYQIKCLEQALGVRLFTRDSTGTQLTKAGRAILPSARAVLALIDDMKDACAAA, translated from the coding sequence ATGCATGAGCGTGAGGTTCGTGCCTTCGTATCCATCGCCGAGATCGGACGCATGGATGAGGCGGCAAAGGCGCTGGATTATTCACAGCCGGCCATCAGCTACCAGATCAAATGCCTTGAACAGGCTTTGGGTGTGCGGCTTTTTACGCGTGACTCCACCGGTACTCAGTTGACCAAGGCGGGGCGCGCGATTCTTCCGTCCGCGCGGGCAGTGCTGGCCCTCATCGACGACATGAAGGACGCGTGTGCGGCGGCCTGA
- a CDS encoding helix-turn-helix transcriptional regulator yields the protein MTLHRSIPPQPSPMVLVTDGVAVAQSVGRLLAGAKYSVSVIVPGALERARPMLALMGRFAAVAKSGVTVRLLCTPQVLAVPHGVLAAARGGQLGFDVRVTDADLHGTVIVDGKAAFGRSGPERDGRYATVNTDLASVRALYLMFAGVWGSAMPVHEHLRLAERLRSDSMRVILERLSEGHTDDVAAKKIQISLRTYRRHVATIMRDVGASSRFQAGVRAVELGLLTPSGSELVD from the coding sequence GTGACCCTGCACCGCAGCATTCCGCCGCAGCCCTCGCCCATGGTGCTCGTCACCGACGGAGTGGCGGTCGCGCAGTCCGTCGGGCGGTTGCTGGCCGGTGCCAAGTACAGCGTCAGCGTGATCGTTCCGGGCGCGCTGGAGCGGGCCAGGCCGATGCTCGCGCTGATGGGACGGTTCGCCGCGGTGGCCAAGTCCGGTGTCACCGTCCGGCTGCTGTGCACCCCGCAGGTGCTCGCGGTCCCCCACGGCGTCCTCGCCGCGGCGCGCGGCGGCCAGCTGGGCTTCGACGTCCGGGTCACCGACGCCGATCTGCACGGGACCGTCATCGTCGACGGCAAGGCGGCGTTCGGGCGTTCGGGGCCCGAGCGCGACGGTCGCTACGCCACGGTCAACACCGATCTCGCCTCCGTGCGCGCGCTCTACCTGATGTTCGCCGGGGTCTGGGGCAGCGCGATGCCGGTGCATGAACATCTGAGGCTGGCCGAGCGGCTCCGCTCGGACTCCATGCGGGTGATCCTCGAGCGGCTCAGCGAGGGGCACACCGACGACGTCGCGGCCAAGAAGATCCAGATCTCGCTGCGAACCTATCGCCGCCATGTGGCGACCATCATGCGGGACGTGGGCGCGAGCTCACGCTTCCAGGCAGGGGTGCGCGCGGTCGAGCTCGGGCTGCTCACCCCATCGGGCAGCGAGCTGGTGGATTGA
- a CDS encoding LuxR family transcriptional regulator translates to MRVPTPKGAGVQRQHEDGDGDGDDEHPGDDITQELLAVQALIESTVVKHRDRQLRNSWVAAVEADDKEVHAAAQDLLRTATDRVDVVLAAEAAHVHVLHGVLDHWLRSGGDTVPTRMLCARNTVDWGFVQRHVRDGNSLEVRVARIPLLAALIVDGQAALVCADSAAGRRASTLRDSGVIETLQTLFDGIWRTALSAGERIELGERSRGEMVRPILERLRLGATDEVAARELAVSVRTYRRYVAEIMDLLGANSRFQAGVRAAELGLLPMTPSQDAPKPSR, encoded by the coding sequence ATGAGGGTTCCTACGCCAAAGGGGGCCGGAGTCCAGCGACAGCACGAGGACGGCGACGGCGACGGTGACGACGAGCACCCCGGGGACGACATCACCCAGGAACTCCTGGCGGTCCAGGCGCTCATCGAATCCACGGTGGTCAAGCACCGCGACCGGCAGCTGCGGAACTCGTGGGTGGCGGCCGTCGAGGCGGACGACAAGGAAGTGCACGCCGCCGCGCAGGACCTGCTGCGAACGGCCACCGACCGGGTGGACGTGGTGCTGGCGGCGGAGGCCGCACATGTGCACGTTCTGCACGGCGTCCTCGACCACTGGCTGCGGTCGGGCGGCGACACCGTACCCACCCGGATGCTGTGTGCCCGGAACACCGTGGACTGGGGCTTCGTACAGCGGCATGTGAGGGACGGGAACTCCCTGGAGGTGCGGGTGGCGCGCATCCCGCTGCTCGCCGCCCTCATCGTGGACGGCCAAGCCGCGTTGGTGTGCGCGGACTCGGCCGCGGGCCGACGCGCCTCCACCCTTCGCGACTCGGGGGTCATCGAGACGCTCCAGACGCTCTTCGACGGCATCTGGCGGACCGCGCTGTCGGCCGGCGAGCGCATCGAGCTGGGCGAGAGATCGCGCGGGGAGATGGTGCGGCCGATCCTGGAGCGGCTGCGGCTGGGGGCCACCGATGAGGTCGCGGCCCGCGAGTTGGCGGTCTCCGTCCGCACATACCGCCGCTATGTGGCTGAAATCATGGACCTGCTGGGCGCCAACTCACGGTTTCAGGCCGGGGTACGGGCGGCGGAATTGGGCCTGCTGCCCATGACGCCGTCCCAGGACGCTCCGAAGCCCTCGAGATGA
- a CDS encoding MBL fold metallo-hydrolase: MTPPPVRVDHLVTSGTFSLDGGTWEVDNNVWLIGDDHEVYVIDAAHDADAIAHAIGDRRLLGIICTHGHDDHIDAAPALAERTGAPILLHPEDEVLWRMRHPDRAPDKPLADGDVLTVAGTELRVLHTPGHSPGAVCLHAPALTTVFSGDTLFQGGPGATGRSYSSFPTIIESIRERLLTLPAETLVRTGHGDSTVIADEAPHLDAWIARGH, encoded by the coding sequence ATGACCCCTCCGCCCGTACGCGTCGACCACCTCGTCACCTCCGGCACCTTCTCGCTGGACGGCGGCACCTGGGAGGTGGACAACAACGTGTGGCTGATCGGCGACGACCACGAGGTGTACGTGATCGACGCCGCACATGACGCCGACGCCATCGCGCACGCCATCGGCGACCGCCGGCTGCTCGGCATCATCTGCACCCACGGCCACGACGACCACATCGACGCGGCCCCGGCCCTCGCCGAGCGCACCGGCGCGCCGATCCTGCTGCACCCGGAGGACGAGGTGCTGTGGCGGATGCGCCACCCGGACCGCGCCCCGGACAAGCCGCTGGCCGACGGCGACGTCCTCACCGTCGCGGGGACCGAGCTGCGGGTGCTGCACACCCCCGGCCACTCCCCCGGTGCGGTCTGTCTGCACGCCCCGGCGCTGACCACGGTCTTCTCCGGGGACACCCTCTTCCAGGGCGGCCCGGGCGCGACCGGGCGCTCCTACTCGTCCTTCCCGACGATCATCGAGTCGATCCGGGAGCGGCTGCTGACCCTGCCCGCCGAAACGCTGGTCCGCACCGGCCACGGCGACTCCACGGTCATCGCGGACGAGGCCCCGCACCTCGACGCGTGGATCGCGCGGGGGCACTGA
- a CDS encoding S-(hydroxymethyl)mycothiol dehydrogenase, translating into MTQQVRGVVAPGKGEKVRIETIVVPDAGPGEAVVRVQACGVCHTDLHYREGGINDEFPFLLGHEAAGTVESVGEGVTEVAPGDFVILNWRAVCHECRACRRGRPWYCFNTHNAKQPMTLTDGTALTPALGIGAFAEKTLVAAGQCTKVDPSASPAAAGLLGCGVMAGIGAALNTGNVQRGDSVAVIGCGGVGAASVAGARLAGAAKIIAVDLDERKLDWARSLGATHTLHAGSVDVVEAVRELTDGNGADVVIEAVGRPETYRQAFYARDLAGTVVLVGVPTPEMKLELPLLDVFGRGGALKSSWYGDCLPSRDFPMLIDLYQQGRLDLDTFVSETIGLEDIEEAFAKMHRGEVLRSVVMF; encoded by the coding sequence ATGACTCAACAGGTACGCGGCGTGGTAGCCCCCGGCAAGGGCGAGAAGGTCAGGATCGAGACGATCGTGGTGCCGGACGCCGGCCCCGGCGAAGCGGTGGTGCGGGTCCAGGCGTGCGGCGTCTGCCACACCGATCTGCACTACCGGGAGGGCGGGATCAACGATGAGTTCCCCTTCCTGCTCGGCCATGAGGCGGCGGGCACCGTGGAGTCCGTGGGCGAGGGCGTCACGGAGGTGGCCCCCGGCGACTTCGTGATCCTCAACTGGCGGGCCGTCTGCCACGAGTGCCGGGCCTGCCGCCGCGGCCGCCCCTGGTACTGCTTCAACACCCACAACGCGAAGCAGCCCATGACGCTGACCGACGGCACCGCGCTGACCCCGGCGCTCGGCATCGGCGCGTTCGCCGAGAAGACCCTGGTGGCCGCCGGGCAGTGCACCAAGGTCGACCCCTCGGCCTCGCCCGCCGCGGCCGGGCTGCTCGGCTGCGGCGTGATGGCCGGCATCGGCGCCGCGCTCAACACCGGCAACGTCCAGCGCGGTGACTCGGTCGCCGTGATCGGCTGCGGCGGTGTCGGCGCCGCCTCGGTCGCCGGGGCACGGCTGGCCGGGGCCGCGAAGATCATCGCGGTGGACCTGGACGAGCGGAAGCTGGATTGGGCCCGTTCGCTGGGCGCCACCCACACCCTCCACGCGGGCAGTGTGGACGTCGTCGAGGCCGTCCGGGAGCTGACCGACGGCAACGGCGCCGACGTCGTCATCGAGGCGGTGGGCCGCCCCGAGACGTACCGGCAGGCGTTCTACGCCCGCGATCTGGCCGGCACGGTCGTCCTGGTCGGCGTCCCCACCCCCGAGATGAAGCTGGAGCTGCCGCTCCTGGACGTCTTCGGACGCGGCGGGGCGCTCAAGTCCTCCTGGTACGGGGACTGTCTGCCGTCCCGCGACTTCCCCATGCTGATCGACCTCTACCAGCAGGGCCGCCTCGACCTCGACACGTTCGTCAGCGAGACGATCGGGCTGGAGGACATCGAGGAGGCGTTCGCCAAGATGCACCGCGGAGAGGTGCTCCGCTCGGTGGTGATGTTCTGA
- a CDS encoding M4 family metallopeptidase, translated as MRPIASSPRKKTVRVAALVASAAMVVIGVQSGQASAQPERSREAGATALPLTAGERATAIKAAQADASAQAESLGLGAKEKLLVRDVIKDADGTVHTRYERTYAGLPVLGGDLVVHEKAGGARSVNKATGARIAVKTTDAAVAPQAASGTALKAAPKATTGEKAKSPRKVVWAATGKPVLAWETVVTGTQADGTPSELHVVTDATTGAKLSQWEGVETGTGTSKYSGTVPLGTTKSGSTYSLTDSARGNHKTYDLNQGSSGTGTLFTDADDVWGGGRQTAGVDAHYGAAETWDFYKEFLGRNGIKNNGVGSYSRVHYGNNYVNAFWQDSCFCMTYGDGSGNANALTSMDVAGHEMSHGVTAATANLNYAGEPGGLNEATSDIMATAVEFYAGNSADVGDYLIGEKININGNGTPLRYQDKPSKDGASKDYWSSTLGNIDVHYSSGPANHFFYLLSEGSGAKVINGVSYNSPTYDGSTVTGIGRDKAIKIWYRALTTYWTSTTKYAGARTGTLSAASDLYGANSTEYKAVAAAWTAINVK; from the coding sequence GTGAGACCCATCGCTTCCTCCCCCCGTAAGAAGACCGTCCGCGTGGCGGCGCTCGTCGCCTCCGCCGCCATGGTCGTCATCGGTGTGCAGTCCGGCCAGGCCAGCGCCCAGCCGGAGCGCTCCCGCGAGGCGGGCGCCACGGCGCTTCCGCTGACCGCCGGTGAGCGCGCCACCGCGATCAAGGCGGCCCAGGCCGACGCCTCCGCGCAGGCCGAGTCCCTCGGACTCGGGGCCAAGGAGAAGCTCCTCGTCCGCGACGTCATCAAGGACGCGGACGGAACCGTTCACACCCGCTACGAGCGCACCTACGCGGGGCTGCCGGTCCTCGGTGGCGACCTGGTCGTCCACGAGAAGGCCGGCGGCGCGCGCTCCGTCAACAAGGCCACCGGCGCGCGGATAGCCGTCAAGACCACCGACGCCGCCGTGGCCCCGCAGGCCGCCTCCGGCACCGCCCTGAAGGCCGCGCCGAAGGCGACCACCGGCGAGAAGGCCAAGTCGCCGCGGAAGGTGGTCTGGGCGGCCACCGGCAAGCCCGTCCTGGCCTGGGAGACCGTCGTCACCGGGACGCAGGCCGACGGCACCCCGAGCGAGCTGCACGTCGTCACCGATGCCACCACGGGCGCGAAGCTGTCCCAGTGGGAGGGTGTCGAGACCGGCACCGGCACCAGCAAGTACAGCGGCACGGTGCCCCTGGGCACCACCAAGAGCGGCTCCACCTACAGCCTCACGGACTCCGCCCGGGGCAACCACAAGACCTATGACCTGAACCAGGGCAGCTCGGGAACCGGCACCCTGTTCACCGACGCGGACGACGTATGGGGCGGCGGGCGCCAGACCGCCGGCGTCGACGCGCACTACGGCGCGGCCGAGACCTGGGACTTCTACAAGGAGTTCCTGGGCCGCAACGGCATCAAGAACAACGGCGTGGGCTCGTACTCCCGCGTCCACTACGGCAACAACTACGTGAACGCCTTCTGGCAGGACTCCTGCTTCTGCATGACCTACGGCGACGGCTCGGGCAACGCCAACGCGCTGACCTCGATGGACGTGGCCGGCCATGAGATGAGCCACGGCGTGACGGCGGCCACCGCCAACCTCAACTACGCCGGTGAGCCCGGCGGTCTCAACGAGGCCACCTCCGACATCATGGCCACCGCGGTGGAGTTCTACGCCGGCAACTCCGCGGACGTCGGTGACTACCTCATCGGCGAGAAGATCAACATCAATGGGAACGGCACCCCGCTGCGCTACCAGGACAAGCCCAGCAAGGACGGGGCGTCCAAGGACTACTGGTCCTCGACGCTCGGCAACATCGACGTCCACTACTCCTCCGGTCCCGCCAACCACTTCTTCTACCTGCTGTCCGAGGGCAGCGGCGCGAAGGTCATCAACGGCGTGAGCTACAACAGCCCGACCTACGACGGCTCGACCGTCACCGGGATCGGCCGGGACAAGGCCATCAAGATCTGGTACCGGGCCCTGACCACGTACTGGACCTCGACGACCAAGTACGCGGGCGCCCGCACCGGCACCCTCAGTGCCGCGTCCGACCTCTACGGGGCCAACTCCACCGAGTACAAGGCGGTCGCCGCCGCCTGGACCGCGATCAACGTGAAGTAA